A part of Amycolatopsis lurida genomic DNA contains:
- a CDS encoding MerR family transcriptional regulator: MKIGELSHRTGVNAHQLRYYEAQGLLEASRGSNGYREYDETALLRVKQIRHLLAAGLSSEDIAYLLPCAIGEEPELIGCPELLAAMRERLGRLDEQMAKLARSRDALADYIAVAERVGGETYPPFDGAAA, encoded by the coding sequence ATGAAGATCGGTGAACTGAGTCACCGGACGGGCGTCAACGCCCACCAGCTGCGCTACTACGAAGCCCAAGGCCTCCTGGAGGCGAGCCGCGGCTCGAACGGCTATCGCGAGTACGACGAGACGGCTTTGCTGCGGGTGAAGCAGATCCGCCATCTGCTCGCCGCCGGCCTGTCGTCCGAAGACATCGCGTACCTGCTCCCCTGCGCGATCGGCGAGGAGCCCGAGCTGATCGGCTGTCCCGAACTGCTGGCCGCGATGCGCGAACGGCTCGGCCGCCTGGACGAGCAGATGGCCAAGCTGGCACGTTCGCGCGACGCGCTGGCCGACTACATCGCCGTGGCCGAGCGTGTCGGCGGCGAGACCTACCCGCCCTTCGACGGCGCCGCCGCGTGA
- a CDS encoding enoyl-CoA hydratase-related protein, which translates to MSAYAEITYEVADRIATVTLNRPEARNGYTIRMADELGDAMDRADRDEEVRVVILTGNGKDFSVGADLSQGGFDFDPESGPDAAWQEPAGRCSKRIFTMNKPVIAALRGAAVGGGITITLSCDYRLASTDSRFGFVFVRRGIYPEGASAWFLPRLVGMGTALDWMVSGRVFGAEEAKTAGLVHSVHEPGEVLGKARELAVEIATTTSPVSVAVTRQLLYRMASAESPFPVHELDSKLIGGLGSSPDAVEGVMSFLQKRPPEFSMRVDTDQPAYLPWRNS; encoded by the coding sequence ATGAGCGCGTACGCCGAAATCACCTACGAGGTCGCCGACCGCATCGCGACCGTCACGCTCAACCGGCCCGAGGCCCGCAACGGCTACACCATCCGCATGGCCGACGAACTCGGCGACGCGATGGACCGGGCCGACCGCGACGAAGAGGTCCGGGTGGTGATCCTGACCGGAAACGGCAAGGACTTCTCGGTGGGCGCCGACCTCTCGCAGGGCGGTTTCGACTTCGACCCCGAGTCCGGGCCGGACGCGGCGTGGCAGGAGCCGGCGGGACGCTGCTCGAAACGGATCTTCACGATGAACAAGCCGGTGATCGCGGCCCTGCGGGGCGCGGCCGTCGGCGGCGGCATCACGATCACGCTGTCCTGCGACTACCGGCTGGCGTCCACGGATTCCCGGTTCGGTTTCGTCTTCGTCCGCCGCGGGATCTACCCCGAAGGCGCGTCCGCGTGGTTCCTCCCGCGGCTCGTCGGGATGGGAACGGCACTCGACTGGATGGTCAGTGGGCGTGTCTTCGGCGCCGAGGAAGCGAAAACCGCCGGATTGGTCCACAGTGTCCACGAGCCCGGGGAAGTGCTCGGCAAGGCGCGCGAACTGGCGGTCGAAATCGCCACGACCACGTCGCCGGTGTCGGTCGCGGTGACCCGGCAACTGCTGTACCGGATGGCGAGCGCGGAATCGCCGTTCCCCGTGCACGAACTGGACTCCAAGCTGATCGGCGGCCTCGGCTCCAGCCCGGACGCCGTCGAAGGCGTCATGTCCTTCCTGCAGAAACGACCACCGGAGTTCTCCATGCGCGTCGACACCGACCAGCCCGCCTACCTGCCCTGGCGGAACTCGTGA
- a CDS encoding acetoacetate decarboxylase family protein, with protein MTAYPPEPWNLAGQAYLSIWRVPVSELPELPGGAEPITLGGRAHVFTAWIDYQEPGQLQYHELLATVAVRGERLSSSITDIWVDSEVSLAGGRELWGIPKDLAALDFAHGRTFTASAATHEDWIATAAFTARPSLPVRMPAAFDVVQMLDGRLKRSPVRATANPRPASADWRINEAGPFGFLAGQRPVLSACLRDFKIVFGG; from the coding sequence GTGACGGCCTATCCCCCGGAGCCCTGGAACCTGGCGGGCCAGGCCTACCTGTCGATCTGGCGTGTCCCGGTGAGCGAACTGCCCGAACTGCCCGGCGGCGCCGAGCCGATCACGCTGGGCGGCCGCGCCCACGTGTTCACCGCCTGGATCGACTACCAGGAGCCCGGGCAGCTCCAGTACCACGAGCTGCTGGCGACCGTCGCGGTCCGCGGCGAACGCCTCTCCAGCTCCATCACCGACATCTGGGTCGACAGCGAAGTCTCCCTCGCCGGCGGACGGGAATTGTGGGGGATCCCCAAGGATCTCGCCGCGCTCGACTTCGCCCACGGGCGGACCTTCACCGCCTCGGCGGCCACCCACGAGGACTGGATCGCGACGGCGGCCTTCACCGCCCGCCCGAGTCTCCCGGTGCGGATGCCCGCGGCCTTCGACGTCGTCCAAATGTTGGACGGCCGTCTCAAAAGAAGCCCCGTCCGAGCGACGGCGAACCCGCGCCCCGCGTCCGCGGACTGGCGGATCAACGAAGCCGGCCCGTTCGGCTTCCTCGCCGGTCAGCGGCCCGTGCTGAGCGCCTGCCTGCGCGACTTCAAGATCGTTTTCGGCGGTTGA
- a CDS encoding tetratricopeptide repeat protein produces MNEAIRLREQGTGEARRRLIELAEENPRNAVIAYQTAWAHDSAGLEAEAAPFYEQALAGEGLSTEDRHGVFVGLGSTYRVLGRYDESLATLRRGLGEFPDDAALRTFLAMALYNVGEAREAAGTLLKVLAATSADDGVQRYRRAVEYYADHLDDVE; encoded by the coding sequence GTGAACGAGGCGATCCGGCTGCGGGAGCAGGGCACCGGCGAGGCACGCCGGCGGTTGATCGAATTGGCCGAGGAGAACCCACGAAACGCCGTGATCGCCTACCAGACGGCCTGGGCCCACGATTCCGCCGGACTGGAAGCCGAAGCGGCCCCGTTCTACGAACAGGCGCTCGCGGGCGAAGGTCTGTCCACAGAGGACAGGCATGGGGTGTTCGTCGGCCTCGGCAGCACGTATCGCGTTCTCGGCCGGTACGACGAGTCGCTCGCGACCTTGCGGCGCGGTCTCGGCGAGTTCCCGGACGACGCGGCGCTGAGGACGTTCCTCGCGATGGCGCTCTACAACGTCGGCGAGGCGCGCGAGGCGGCGGGAACCCTGCTGAAGGTGCTCGCGGCGACCAGCGCCGACGACGGCGTCCAGCGGTACCGGCGAGCGGTCGAGTACTACGCGGACCATCTGGACGACGTCGAATGA
- a CDS encoding NAD(P)-dependent oxidoreductase, translated as MTDNENTPVSVVGLGLMGTALARAFLKAGHPTTVWNRTAAKANALVAEGARLAPTIGDALGPGGVTILCLTDYSAVRELLGDAGLEGTKLVNLTSGDSAQARETAAWAEKRGARYVDGAIMAIPSAIGTADAVILLSGPRPDFEIGALGTISYLGEDPGLASLYDVAGLTMMWSVLNAWLHGTAMLKTAGIDAATYAPFAQQIAVGVAGWLPGYAEQVDKDSFPAEVSALETDARAMAHMVEESEALGVNAELPKLIKAMADRAIAAGHGGEQYPVLIREFERAGE; from the coding sequence ATGACGGACAACGAGAACACCCCGGTATCGGTCGTCGGCCTCGGTCTCATGGGCACCGCGCTCGCCCGCGCGTTCCTGAAGGCGGGGCATCCCACGACCGTGTGGAACCGGACAGCAGCCAAGGCGAACGCGCTCGTGGCCGAAGGCGCGCGGCTCGCGCCCACGATCGGCGACGCGCTCGGCCCGGGCGGCGTGACGATCCTGTGCCTCACCGACTACTCCGCCGTGCGTGAACTGCTCGGCGACGCCGGGCTGGAAGGCACGAAACTGGTCAACCTGACCTCGGGCGACTCCGCCCAAGCGCGGGAAACCGCCGCCTGGGCCGAGAAACGGGGTGCCCGGTACGTCGACGGCGCGATCATGGCCATCCCGTCGGCGATCGGGACCGCCGACGCGGTGATCCTGCTGAGCGGGCCGCGGCCGGATTTCGAGATCGGCGCTCTCGGCACGATCAGCTACCTCGGCGAGGACCCCGGCCTGGCGTCCCTGTACGACGTCGCCGGCCTGACGATGATGTGGAGCGTCCTGAACGCGTGGCTCCACGGCACCGCGATGCTCAAGACGGCCGGTATCGACGCCGCGACGTACGCGCCCTTCGCGCAGCAGATCGCCGTCGGGGTGGCGGGCTGGTTGCCCGGGTACGCCGAACAGGTCGACAAGGATTCCTTCCCGGCCGAGGTGTCGGCGCTGGAGACCGACGCGCGGGCGATGGCGCACATGGTCGAGGAGAGCGAGGCGCTGGGCGTCAACGCCGAACTGCCGAAGCTGATCAAGGCGATGGCCGACCGTGCGATCGCCGCCGGGCACGGCGGGGAGCAGTACCCGGTGCTGATCCGGGAATTCGAGCGGGCGGGGGAGTAG